One region of Miscanthus floridulus cultivar M001 chromosome 19, ASM1932011v1, whole genome shotgun sequence genomic DNA includes:
- the LOC136527940 gene encoding calcium-binding protein KIC-like, with translation MASRQQRQQQAGAAAAASSAAVDFEDYLPVMAERLGEDGMMRELASGFRLLMDPARGLITFDSLRRNAPLLGLGGMSDDDLRGMLAEGDFDGDGALSEMEFCVLMVRLSPELMDEPRRWLDDAVDQASRFLFTS, from the coding sequence ATGGCGTCACGGcagcagaggcagcagcaggcggGAGCGGCAGCAGCGGCGTCCTCGGCGGCCGTGGACTTCGAGGACTACCTGCCGGTGATGGCGGAGCGGCTGGGCGAGGACGGGATGATGCGGGAGCTGGCGAGCGGGTTCCGCCTGCTCATGGACCCGGCGCGGGGGCTCATCACCTTCGACAGCCTCCGCCGCAACGCGCCGCTGCTGGGCCTGGGCGGCATGTCCGACGACGACCTCCGCGGGATGCTCGCCGAGGGCGACTTCGACGGCGACGGTGCGCTGAGCGAGATGGAGTTCTGCGTGCTCATGGTGCGCCTCAGCCCCGAGCTCATGGACGAGCCCCGCAGGTGGCTCGACGACGCCGTCGACCAGGCGTCCCGCTTCCTCTTCACCAGCTGA